CGAGCTGCTCGATCATTGCGCTGGAATATTGCCGAAATACATGCTGCCGGAGGCGATTGAGGTCCGGGAATCGTTTCCCGCAACGTCGACCGGCAAGGTCAACAGAAAAGAACTTGAACGGTTCGCACGGCTGAACTACGGCTCATTGATATGAGAGGTGCCTGATTTATGAGAATATGTATGCTTGCGTATTCATTTTACGAGTCCGACAACCGCATCATGCGTTATGCCGAGGCGCTTGCCGGTCGGGGCGACTACGTGGATGTTCTGGCCCTCAGGAATAATAATGCGACATACGAGAACATCAACGGCGTGAACGTGTACCGGATCCAGAGTCGCGAAATTAATGAGCGGACAAAACTATCTTATCTGTTCCGAATTATGCGATTTATCGCGCGGTCAGGCTGGCTGCTCACGAGAAAACACCTCAAAGATCCCTACGACCTTATCCATGTGCATTCCATACCGGACTTCGAGGTCTTTGCCGCTCTTGTCCCAAAGCTTCTCGGCGCTAAAGTGATCCTCGATATTCACGACATCGTTCCTGAGTTCTACGCAAGCAAGTTCGGCGTCAGCAAAGGGTCCGTTGTTTTCAAGGCACTCAAGCTCATCGAACGGTGGTCCACGAATTTCGCGGACCACGTCATCATTGCCAACCATCTTTGGGAAAAGGTGATCACTGCGCGTTCGGTGAAGCAGGAAAAATGCTCCACTTTTTTAAACTATCCCGACAGCAGCATGTTCAATACCGCACTCCGCACACGGCATGACGATGGACGCTTCATCATGATGTATCCCGGCACGCTTAACTGGCACCAGGGTCTGGATATAGCCATAAAGGCCATGGACCTTATCAGGGACAAGGCGCCGGAAGCGAAGCTCCATATTTACGGATACGGCAGCGCCAAGGAGGATTTGTCACGACTTATAGAAGAAAGGTCTCTGCAGAAGCAGGTGCAAGTATTTGACGGCCTACCCATCAAAATGATCGCCGGTATCATGGCGAATGCCGACCTCGGCATAGTTCCAAAGCGGAATGACTCATTCGGCGGCGATGCCTTCAGCACGAAGATCTTCGAGTTCATGGCCCTCGGGGTACCTATTATCGCGGCCAACACGCGGATCGATCGATATTATTTTAATGATTCCATTATCAAGTTCTTCGAGCCGGGTGATGAAGAGAGCCTTGCCGAGGCAATGCTTATCATGATCAAAAACCAGCGCTTGCGGAAGGAACTGGCCGCCAATGCCCTAA
This DNA window, taken from Nitrospirota bacterium, encodes the following:
- a CDS encoding glycosyltransferase family 4 protein: MLAYSFYESDNRIMRYAEALAGRGDYVDVLALRNNNATYENINGVNVYRIQSREINERTKLSYLFRIMRFIARSGWLLTRKHLKDPYDLIHVHSIPDFEVFAALVPKLLGAKVILDIHDIVPEFYASKFGVSKGSVVFKALKLIERWSTNFADHVIIANHLWEKVITARSVKQEKCSTFLNYPDSSMFNTALRTRHDDGRFIMMYPGTLNWHQGLDIAIKAMDLIRDKAPEAKLHIYGYGSAKEDLSRLIEERSLQKQVQVFDGLPIKMIAGIMANADLGIVPKRNDSFGGDAFSTKIFEFMALGVPIIAANTRIDRYYFNDSIIKFFEPGDEESLAEAMLIMIKNQRLRKELAANALTYVAQQSWDIKRKDYYNLVDGLVKGKS